A part of Crassostrea angulata isolate pt1a10 chromosome 5, ASM2561291v2, whole genome shotgun sequence genomic DNA contains:
- the LOC128185433 gene encoding uncharacterized protein LOC128185433: MQFSTRLDSYLERWIQLSKTNKTFDDLKDLFLREQFLLCCSKELALFLKERIPTSIQDMARYADQFAEARTVTSSSLTQKPLFDRRQQSDRQPPYKDSVQQNQSGNAVKCYECGRQGHKAFNCNFRKSPNNRPFNSSEKQETTPKHTYPSDFQRGSYNNGNHGYPGRGRGRQGAASVVEKHGNLPCVGDSVAFCETEMPVVKGCVGNKLVTVLRDTGCSGAVICRELVNDDQLTGTSQRCKLADGRIIDSDVARIDVDTPYFTGSVDAWCFDSPSYDLILGNIRGVRKPHEPNPAWIHSVENIAAVETRAQLKKKQSPYKPLKVPEAIRDVSPEDILQEQRNDETLKKLWSLAESGQLKHFSDGGFSKMCERKQMLFREFCSPKVSSGKLFRQLIVPRKYRTIVMKIAHETLMGGHLGSKKTTDRVVSEFYWPGIQSDIRRFCRSCDVCQRTIPKGKVPAVPLGQMPLITEAFQRVAVDLIGPLQPVTDKGNRYILTLVDYATRYPEAIPLPGIETERVAEALVDIFSRLGVPIEMLTDQGSQFTSDVMKEVSRLLSYKRITTTPYHPMCNGLVEKFNGTLKQMLKRMCAERPRDWDKYINPLLFAYREVQQESLGFSPFDLLYGRTVRGPMTILKELWTKEIPDEDVKTTYQYVLDLRTRLEETCDIARQNLEKASKRQRKYYNRKTQGRQMKEGDTVLVLLPTKSNKLLMQWKGPYSVIQKIGHMDYKIDMGGKLKTFHANLLKKYVERDTLNCGVLSTCAISLIDFSDLDDDEQQDSILMPPVTQTETAKDIKFADRLTPDQLETAKSLCDSFSDVFTDIPGMTNLVEHKIVVTSSEPVRVKPYPIPFSTEKTITEEVQKMLQLNVIEPSSSPYSAPVVIARKKDGTNRFCIDYRRLNCATVFDAEPMPSPESIFSKMTGKKFVSKIDLSKGYWQVPMADESKPLTAFSTPSGLYQFRTMPFGLVNAPATFSRMMRKLLQGMNGVENFIDDVIVFTDTFEEHLHILKTVFERLRDAGLAARPTKCFIGFDKIDCLGHMVGNKCLEPEQDKIDAVRNAPIPQTKKQVRAFLGLAGFYRKFIPNFSAIAIPLSDLTKKGQPNKVIWTESQQRAFDTLKHMLSERPILKLPEFNETFILRTDAADDGIGAVLLQMEDDEKLPVAYASRKLQPREKAYAVIEKECLAVVWGIQKFHQYLYGREFLLETDHQPLTYLNKAKTENSRLMRWALQLQPYRFRIIAIKGSDNVGADYLSRQ; this comes from the coding sequence atgcaattttcTACCAGACTGGACAGTTACCTTGAGCGGTGGATTCAGCTGTCTAAGACTAACAAGACATTCGATGATCTGAAGGACTTGTTCTTACGTGAACAGTTTTTATTGTGTTGCTCGAAAGAACTTGCCTTATTCCTAAAGGAGAGGATTCCTACTTCGATCCAAGACATGGCGCGATACGCGGACCAGTTTGCTGAGGCCAGAACAGTGACATCCTCTTCACTTACGCAAAAACCGCTCTTTGACAGACGACAGCAGTCCGATAGACAACCGCCGTACAAAGATTCCGTGCAACAAAACCAATCTGGAAATGCAGTGAAGTGTTATGAGTGCGGACGACAAGGACATAAAGCCTTTAACTGCAACTTCCGCAAAAGTCCGAATAACAGGCCGTTTAATTCGAGCGAGAAACAAGAAACAACACCGAAACATACTTACCCTAGTGATTTTCAACGTGGGTCGTACAATAATGGGAACCATGGATATCCAGGACGCGGTAGAGGTCGCCAAGGAGCCGCGAGTGTCGTCGAGAAACATGGAAACTTACCGTGTGTTGGTGATTCGGTTGCTTTCTGTGAAACGGAAATGCCAGTTGTGAAAGGATGTGTTGGCAATAAACTAGTGACTGTGCTAAGAGACACAGGTTGTAGTGGTGCCGTTATTTGTAGAGAACTGGTAAACGATGATCAACTAACAGGGACATCTCAACGATGCAAGTTAGCAGACGGTCGTATTATTGATTCAGATGTGGCTAGAATTGATGTCGATACTCCTTACTTTACCGGAAGTGTTGATGCTTGGTGCTTTGATTCGCCTTCGTACGATCTTATTCTTGGTAATATTCGTGGAGTAAGGAAACCACATGAACCAAATCCAGCCTGGATTCATTCCGTTGAAAACATAGCAGCTGTTGAAACGCGTGCGCAACTGAAAAAGAAACAGTCTCCATACAAACCATTGAAAGTACCGGAAGCAATACGGGATGTATCGCCGGAGGATATCTTACAAGAACAACGAAACGACGAGACACTGAAAAAGTTATGGAGCTTAGCTGAGAGTGGACAGCTTAAACATTTCAGTGACGGCggattttcaaaaatgtgtgaACGGAAGCAAATGTTGTTCAGAGAATTTTGCAGTCCCAAAGTGTCCAGTGGAAAACTTTTCCGACAGTTAATCGTTCCTCGGAAATACAGAACTATCGTCATGAAGATAGCACATGAAACGCTGATGGGTGGTCATCTGGGATCAAAGAAAACAACCGACAGAGTAGTGTCCGAATTTTACTGGCCAGGAATTCAGTCAGACATTAGACGGTTTTGCAGATCATGTGACGTGTGTCAGCGGACTATTCCAAAAGGAAAAGTACCTGCAGTACCGTTAGGACAAATGCCGCTAATTACAGAAGCGTTTCAACGAGTAGCAGTTGATCTTATAGGCCCTCTGCAACCAGTTACCGACAAAGGGAATCGTTACATTCTGACGCTTGTCGATTACGCAACCCGTTATCCCGAGGCTATTCCACTTCCTGGAATTGAGACAGAGCGAGTAGCGGAGGCACTGGTAGACATCTTTAGTAGATTAGGAGTTCCGATCGAGATGCTAACAGATCAAGGATCGCAATTCACATCGGACGTAATGAAAGAAGTGAGCCGTCTGTTGTCATATAAACGGATTACTACTACTCCGTATCACCCCATGTGTAATGGACTCGTCGAGAAGTTCAATGGTACGTTGAAACAGATGCTAAAGAGGATGTGTGCTGAGCGACCAAGAGACTGGGATAAGTACATCAACCCATTACTCTTTGCATACCGTGAAGTACAACAGGAGAGCCTTGGTTTTTCGCCGTTTGATCTTCTCTATGGACGTACTGTTCGTGGTCCGATGACAATTCTTAAAGAACTTTGGACAAAGGAAATTCCTGACGAGGACGTTAAGACAACGTATCAATACGTACTTGACTTACGCACACGATTGGAAGAAACATGTGACATAGCTCGCCAAAACTTGGAGAAAGCTTCAAAACGTCAGCGCAAGTACTACAACAGGAAAACGCAAGGTCGTCAGATGAAAGAGGGAGACACAGTACTGGTTCTTCTACCGACAAAGTCAAACAAACTCCTCATGCAATGGAAGGGACCTTATAGTGTAATACAGAAGATAGGACATATGGACTACAAGATCGATATGGGAGGCAAGCTGAAAACTTTCCACGCAAATCTTCTTAAGAAGTATGTTGAACGAGATACATTGAACTGTGGTGTTTTGTCAACATGTGCAATTTCACTCATAGACTTTAGTGACCTAGATGATGATGAACAACAGGACTCTATTCTTATGCCACCTGTTACTCAAACCGAAACAGCAAAGGACATAAAGTTTGCAGACAGACTAACACCAGATCAGTTGGAAACTGCTAAATCACTGTGTGATTCGTTCTCAGATGTATTTACGGATATACCTGGAATGACGAACTTAGTGGAGCATAAGATTGTTGTGACATCGTCTGAACCTGTGCGTGTGAAACCATATCCAATTCCGTTCAGTACAGAGAAAACAATTACAGAAGAAGTTCAGAAAATGCTACAGTTGAATGTGATTGAGCCATCATCTTCCCCTTATTCAGCTCCAGTTGTCATAGCTCGGAAGAAAGATGGAACGAATCGATTTTGCATTGATTATAGACGACTGAACTGTGCTACGGTATTTGATGCAGAACCAATGCCCAGTCCAGAAAGCATATTTTCCAAAATGACCGGAAAGAAGTTTGTGTCAAAGATAGACTTAAGCAAAGGATACTGGCAAGTACCGATGGCTGACGAGAGTAAGCCGCTTACAGCCTTTTCCACACCATCCGGATTGTACCAATTCAGGACAATGCCGTTTGGTCTTGTAAACGCGCCGGCAACATTTAGTCGTATGATGAGAAAACTACTTCAAGGTATGAACGGCGTAGAAAACTTTATCGATGATGTCATTGTTTTTACAGATACCTTTGAAGAACATCTACACATACTGAAGACTGTGTTCGAACGACTCAGAGATGCGGGACTTGCGGCCAGACCGACAAAATGTTTCATCGGATTTGACAAGATTGACTGTTTGGGACATATGGTGGGCAACAAGTGTCTAGAACCAGAACAGGACAAGATTGATGCAGTCAGAAATGCGCCAATACCACAAACCAAGAAACAGGTTCGTGCCTTCCTAGGCTTAGCAGGATTCTACAGAAAGTTTATTCCGAATTTCTCTGCGATAGCCATTCCACTTTCTGATCTTACGAAGAAGGGCCAACCAAATAAAGTTATTTGGACTGAAAGTCAGCAACGAGCTTTTGATACATTGAAACACATGTTATCAGAAAGGCCAATATTGAAGTTGCCAGAATTTAATGAAACCTTCATTTTACGCACGGACGCTGCAGATGATGGGATAGGTGCTGTGCTGTTACAGATGGAGGATGACGAGAAACTACCCGTAGCGTACGCCAGTAGGAAACTTCAACCAAGAGAAAAGGCATACGCTGTTATCGAGAAGGAGTGTTTGGCGGTAGTGTGGGGAATACAGAAGTTCCACCAGTACCTTTATGGACGCGAGTTTCTACTTGAAACTGATCACCAACCCCTGACCTACCTTAACAAAGCAAAGACAGAGAACTCCAGACTGATGCGTTGGGCTTTGCAGCTTCAGCCATACCGCTTTAGGATCATTGCAATCAAAGGAAGCGACAATGTGGGTGCGGATTACCTGAGTCGTCAGTGA
- the LOC128185434 gene encoding uncharacterized protein LOC128185434 — MSITTLSPGSPALILQLIPQSAISGIKDGVDTSEVRSSLQMSQKPSCLEIQPFIVTEVPAEELENLDTNSDVPVVSQSEEESSLSEPFISKEKWKAQTFNEYSYGSQRLIEIEEEKLSIKKQRPEIEKERLEILKNFYALFSSSNVQSVCNLLSEFN; from the exons ATGTCAATCACAACTCTTTCTCCTGGATCTCCTGCTCTG ATATTGCAGTTGATTCCTCAGTCAGCCATATCTGGAATTAAGGATGGGGTGGACACCAGTGAAGTCAGGTCTTCCCTTCAGATGTCCCAAAAACCAAGTTGCCTTGAGATACAGCCATTTATTGTCACTGAG gttccagCTGAAGAACTTGAAAATCTAGACACTAATAGTGATGTGCCAGTTGTCTCTCAATCTGAAG AAGAATCTTCTTTGTCAGAACCGTTCATTTCTAAAG AAAAATGGAAAGCTCAAACATTTAATGAGTACAGCTACGGATCTCAGCGCCTCATTGAAATTGAGGAGGAGAAGCTTTCAATCAAAAAGCAGAGACCGGAAATTGAAAAAGAGAGGCTCGagattttgaagaacttttatgctttgttttcttcttcaaatGTTCAATCTGTTTGTAATCTTTTGTCTGAGTTTAATTAG